The DNA region GAGCGAAGATATTATCACCGGCAGGAGCCATCCTCTGGTTTTCCCAAAGAGTTTGATGCGGGTCAGGAGATAACCGCGGAAGGCGGCCTCCTCACAAAATCCGGCAGTAAAAGAGAGCAGCACCCAGAAAATCCGCTCGGTATTGTTTTTGGGGAGAATCAATTCCAGCTCGCCAGGAATCTCCAAGCCGAATTGCGCCAGCAACAGCGCCAGCAGCGACAGCAGGAGATTGGATGCCAGAAGAAAGGCGAGCGCCCAGAAGAAGTCGAGCAGGCGGAGACGTCGGAAGCCGATACCGGCCAGACCGGTCTTTTCCCGGTAAACGGTAAGATATATCAGAAGAAAAGCTCCCCACCAGGTGAGCATGGTCGGCAGATAGATAAACAGGATAGGGGATTGCGCCAGAAGACTCAGAGTTTCGGTCGGGTCGCCGACAAACAGAAGCGAGCTTGCCGGCATGAAAACCAAAAGAAAGAAGAGTGTCAGGTAAGAAAGCAGACTTTTCTGAAATTCCGGTTCCGGCGGCGCCTCAGGACTTTCACCGGTATCGGCGGGAATTCGCAGGAAACTGCCAGAGGCATCATCCGATGGCGGCGATTGGTCGTTGAAGCGGTCGGTCATCCGGGAAACTGGTCTTTCTTTCTGTTGGAAAACGACCCGATAATCAGCGCCAGACCGACAATTATCATGATGATAGGCCAGATGACCTTGAATCCGGGTATAATGCCGAGATTGATAAGCAGGAAAAGAACGCCGATACCAAGGACAATCAGTCCTCCTATCATCATTCCGCACTTCTCCTCCCGTCCCTTACTCTCCGAATTAGACATACAAAACCTCGCCTGTTTATTATTGTTTTCGGCAATCAGCCGGCATCCGTTGACAATAGAACTCTATATGCTAAATTTAGCAAAAAGTTACTGC from Candidatus Zixiibacteriota bacterium includes:
- a CDS encoding DUF5668 domain-containing protein, which encodes MSNSESKGREEKCGMMIGGLIVLGIGVLFLLINLGIIPGFKVIWPIIMIIVGLALIIGSFSNRKKDQFPG
- a CDS encoding type II CAAX endopeptidase family protein, yielding MTDRFNDQSPPSDDASGSFLRIPADTGESPEAPPEPEFQKSLLSYLTLFFLLVFMPASSLLFVGDPTETLSLLAQSPILFIYLPTMLTWWGAFLLIYLTVYREKTGLAGIGFRRLRLLDFFWALAFLLASNLLLSLLALLLAQFGLEIPGELELILPKNNTERIFWVLLSFTAGFCEEAAFRGYLLTRIKLFGKTRGWLLPVIISSLAFGSGHAYQGLGGFILLSIYGAMFALLFLRTGSLWPPIIAHFFQDFSALFFPFQK